From a region of the Georgenia yuyongxinii genome:
- a CDS encoding ATP-dependent DNA helicase has translation MLTAGQAGALEAVATSGRRVDVLVGPAGAGKTTAMRALLAAWTARHGTSSVIGLAPSAAAAAVLAGDLGIGCDNTAKWLFEHARGRATFRAGQLVIVDEATLASTRTLDCITALAQAAGAKVVLVGDWAQLQSVDAGGAFDLLVHARGDDVPELGEVHRFTHDWEKRASLGLRRGEVDVIGTYAAHDRLPEGTTAQMIDAAYEAWRTDLAAGRSSILVTDSAESVRRLNERARAERIQTGETSPRRDVALDDDARASAGDLVITRRNNRILRTGRTGWGRNGDRWKIVDVRRDGSIQVRRAGRRLGASVVLPADYVAEHVDLGYAVTAHRAQGLTVDTSHVVVAGSTTRENRYVAMTRGRDANIAYVALDKPDDSHATPQPADVTAQTVLYGVLKHSGIELSAHQTISAEHDRWAGIAQLAAEYDLIAASVERDRWRELVANALTGVGRMSAAEAESAITSDGFGALVAELRRADANHHDLRVLVSQVVADRSLIDAEDITAVLSHRVAKAAAKPNGTHVPDLIAGLVPEVRGPVPDDVRTALDERRDSIEARARGLAQTAVRERAAWVLRIGEPPLDGVARQRWLHDLTVIAAYRNRYSITSRDPLGPSGTSLAQRRDADFAASALRSARAVSGVSTPRSTGPLGAAIALG, from the coding sequence ATGCTCACCGCCGGGCAGGCCGGGGCGCTTGAAGCTGTGGCGACGTCCGGGCGCCGGGTGGACGTCCTCGTCGGCCCCGCAGGAGCCGGCAAGACCACCGCGATGCGCGCTCTCCTGGCCGCCTGGACGGCCCGCCACGGCACCAGCTCGGTGATCGGGCTCGCGCCATCTGCCGCCGCGGCCGCGGTGCTGGCGGGCGACCTGGGTATCGGTTGTGACAACACGGCCAAGTGGCTGTTCGAGCACGCCCGTGGTCGCGCCACGTTCCGGGCCGGGCAGCTCGTCATCGTCGACGAGGCCACCCTGGCCAGCACCCGCACCCTGGACTGCATCACCGCCCTGGCCCAAGCCGCCGGGGCCAAGGTGGTGCTGGTGGGGGACTGGGCACAGCTGCAGTCCGTCGACGCCGGCGGTGCCTTCGACCTCCTCGTCCACGCGCGCGGTGACGACGTCCCCGAACTTGGAGAGGTGCACCGCTTCACCCACGACTGGGAGAAGCGCGCGTCGCTGGGGCTGCGTCGCGGCGAGGTCGACGTGATCGGCACCTACGCGGCCCACGACCGGCTGCCGGAGGGCACCACCGCCCAGATGATCGACGCCGCCTACGAAGCATGGCGCACCGACCTGGCCGCAGGGCGCAGCAGCATCCTGGTCACGGACTCGGCCGAGTCGGTACGCCGGCTCAATGAGCGGGCACGCGCCGAGCGCATCCAGACCGGCGAAACGTCGCCCCGCCGCGACGTCGCCCTCGACGATGACGCGCGGGCCTCGGCCGGCGACCTCGTCATCACCCGCCGCAACAACCGCATACTGCGTACCGGCCGCACGGGATGGGGCCGCAACGGTGACCGGTGGAAGATCGTAGACGTGCGCCGCGACGGATCGATCCAAGTGCGCCGCGCCGGGCGGCGGCTCGGAGCCAGCGTTGTCCTGCCTGCCGACTACGTCGCCGAGCACGTCGACCTCGGCTACGCCGTCACCGCCCACCGCGCCCAGGGACTCACCGTGGACACCTCGCACGTCGTCGTCGCCGGGTCCACCACGCGGGAGAACCGGTACGTGGCCATGACCCGCGGCCGGGACGCCAACATCGCCTACGTCGCCCTCGACAAGCCCGACGACTCCCACGCCACCCCGCAGCCCGCCGACGTCACGGCACAGACAGTGCTGTACGGAGTGCTCAAGCACTCCGGCATTGAACTGTCCGCACACCAGACCATCAGCGCCGAGCACGACCGGTGGGCCGGCATCGCGCAGCTCGCGGCCGAGTACGACCTCATCGCAGCCAGTGTCGAACGCGATCGGTGGCGGGAGCTCGTGGCCAATGCGCTCACCGGCGTGGGCCGCATGAGCGCGGCCGAGGCGGAGAGCGCGATCACCTCCGACGGGTTCGGCGCGCTCGTGGCAGAGTTGCGCCGAGCCGATGCCAACCACCACGACCTGCGGGTGCTTGTGTCCCAGGTGGTTGCCGACCGCAGCCTGATCGACGCCGAGGACATCACCGCGGTGCTGTCCCACCGGGTGGCCAAGGCCGCCGCAAAGCCGAACGGCACGCACGTGCCCGACCTCATCGCCGGTCTCGTCCCCGAAGTTCGCGGGCCCGTGCCCGACGACGTGCGCACAGCACTCGACGAACGCCGCGACTCGATCGAAGCGCGCGCCCGAGGGCTCGCCCAGACCGCCGTCCGCGAGCGCGCCGCTTGGGTGCTGCGGATCGGCGAACCACCGCTCGACGGCGTGGCAAGGCAGCGGTGGCTGCACGACCTGACGGTCATCGCGGCATACCGGAACCGGTACAGCATCACGAGCCGCGACCCGCTCGGTCCGTCGGGCACGTCCTTGGCCCAGCGCCGCGATGCCGACTTCGCTGCATCTGCGCTTCGAAGTGCGCGCGCCGTCTCGGGCGTGAGCACGCCAAGAAGCACCGGCCCGCTCGGTGCTGCTATTGCACTCGGATAA